CAATTACAACATACTCCGAGGTTTTCATCTTTCGGAAGAATTCCTCCGCTTCTTCAGCCGTTACAGGCTTCTTGAGGGGGAAACTCTTCTGCTTGGTTTTGTTCAATTCTTCTGGGTTATGACACTTCCCAGATTGGTTTGTTTCATTCACTTCCCCCTTAACTTCCTTCCCTTTGTATGTGACAATTGTCTGATTGTAGTTCCAAGGGACGGCAGTAGTGTCTTTTATGGGATTTTATAGTATGCGGCTAATGATCAAAGGCTCTTCGACCCTAGGTGGAATGATGGCCCCCGTGCCACGTAAGGCCCTTTTGGTACATACATATTTGGCAGATTTGGCGTGGTTTTCCTCTGCTCCAATCTCTTTGGGAGGGCTTAACATGGGCTGTCCCTTTCTAGGGGCTCTTGGGACGTAGAGAATGGCCTCTTTGGTAGGTGTTGCCCCTGTCTTTGCTTCCCcatccttttcttcattttggggaGTGGAATTCATCTTTTTCTCATCCCTGACTTGTTTTGTCACTGCTTTAGGTTTCTTTTCGGAGTCAGCGATGGCAATTATAGCTTTTAATGTCGGGTCAAATTCTTTATCTTCATAGATCATCCCGATAACCGGCCCGTTGTTGTGACCTGGTAATAGGTTGTTGGTTACATTGGGGACTTCCTCATCCCTTAACACTACCCTCTTCTATTCGATCAGGTTCTCGACTGCTCTCTTAAGGGTCCAACAATCTTCAGTGTCATGCCCTTCTACCCCGGAGTGATAAGCGCACTTGGTACCCAGCTTGTAGGATGGAGATTCTGGGTTCTGTCTGTTCGGCGGTACAGGTTGCAACAGGCCCATTTGGACTAATTTCGGGAAGAGGCTGTAGTACGACTCGCCAATGGGTGTGAAGTCAGCTTTTCTGGGTGGTTCACGGGGATGGGTGTTATATTGGTAATTATTCTGTGGTGGACGGGGATTATACGGAGCTTGGTGAGGAGGGTTGTTTCTTGGAGGTGGAGCTCTATTCTGATTGTAATGTTGTTGTGGTCAGGTGTGCGGTTGAGCATTCATTACTGCATAAAGATGAGGGGCCATAGCATAGGCTGCATCCTGGTGGGGGTAATAATGTTGCGGTGCCCTGGAAGGTGGACCAGAATAATCCCGGGGTCTCCGAGAGTTTCTTAAgctcgaagccatcatggctccctcttcctTTTTCTTCCTGCTTGCTAAACTTCCCGAGCCGCTCTGAATGGCTTGGGAAGTGGCTCTTAGAGCTGATTGACTTAAGATACGGCCTGCTTTTAAGCCGTTTTCTACTATTTCTCCAATTTTAATGGCCTCCGCGAATGGTTTGCCCATGGCAGACAACATGTTTTGGAAATAATCGGCCTCTTGGGCCTGTAAGAAGACACTGACCATCTCGGTTTCATCCATCGGGAGTTTTACCCTGGCCACTTGTTCACGCCATTTGATAGCATATTCTCGGAAGCTTTCCGAGGCTTTCTTTTTTAGGTTGGATAAAGAATTTCTGTCCGGACCTATGTCCACGTTGTATTGGAATTGCCTCACAAAATCTCGGGCCAGGTCATCCCCTATGATCCAATGGGAGATATCTTGGTCTATATACCATTCAGAAGCGATTCCGGTGAGGTTCTCTCCGAAGTAGGCCATTAACAGCTCCTCTTTTCCACCAGCGCCCCTCAGCTGGTTACAGTATTGCTTTAAGTGAGCAATCGAGTCTCCATGCCCGTCATATCTTTCAAACTTTGGCGTCTTAAATCCCACAGGTAAATGCACGTGAGGGAACATGCACAGATCAGCATATGACATTCTCTTTTGACCACTCAGGCCTTGTATATTCTTGAGGTTTTGCTCAATGCTTTTCATTTTTTGTACTATCTCCTCTTGTTCAGGATTCCTCAAGACTCTCTCCTGTTCTACGGGAGATTCAAATTGTGGGTGCTGAGGATAGGAATTTGGGGTAACCCGAGCGGTGTCCAATTGGAATTGGGTAGCTTGGAAAGTAAAAGTTGATGGTTCGAAGGTTTGTCGAGGTAGCATTGGTTGTGCCATACTAGAAGCTGGTGGTGCTGTGAACATGGTAGATGGTATTCCTGAAGATGGTGCTTGGGGACGAACCTCAAAAGGCATTCCAGTGAAGTTTGTTGACATGGTGGGGAACCCAAATGGCATGAATGGGTTGGCTACTGAGATAGGGACATTGGTAGTTCCTCCTGTCCTTGGGATTAACTCGGGGAAACGAGGGATAGTACTGGGTGGCTCCCTGCCATTGGACAATGCAACCCACATTTCTAACATGCGGCATCTTAACCGCCTATTCTCCTCAGCAGTTGCTGACTCAAGCTGTGGGATAACTGATGCAAGGCTCTCTTTGGGCTCAACAATAGGTAGGTGACTCTCTGAGGCCATGGCGATACTTCCTTTAGATCTCGTGAAATAAGGGTGTGAAGCCAGATTACCACCACAAAAACCAACCACCTAAAAATAGAACTTGTTCTTTTAAAGCACACGCAACAAACCGGTTAGTTTGAGACATTTAACATATAGGGAATTgcatattggggatgcaatgcacctaaaTAGTTAAACGTTTTGCTAAGATGTTTTGCAACGGCAGTGTGTTTCATCCCAGCTTTATtgtctctctctctttttctttcttgATAATTTTCTTTTAGGGTTATGATCGAATCCTAcgtggattgcctacgtatcatggcgctgcatgaatcagatcattacgtagtccAGGGGATAGATACAAAGTAACAAAGTGCAATTTTTCATTTCATTAATAAAGGATATCTCTTTCTTTTGGGTTTTTCATTATAGGGAATTAAAGTAATGACAACAATACAGACTCAAAACAAGCGACAAAACAATTTAAAactctagaaagcag
The DNA window shown above is from Nicotiana tomentosiformis chromosome 8, ASM39032v3, whole genome shotgun sequence and carries:
- the LOC104104107 gene encoding uncharacterized protein — protein: MASESHLPIVEPKESLASVIPQLESATAEENRRLRCRMLEMWVALSNGREPPSTIPRFPELIPRTGGTTNVPISVANPFMPFGFPTMSTNFTGMPFEVRPQAPSSGIPSTMFTAPPASSMAQPMLPRQTFEPSTFTFQATQFQLDTARVTPNSYPQHPQFESPVEQERVLRNPEQEEIVQKMKSIEQNLKNIQGLSGQKRMSYADLCMFPHVHLPVGFKTPKFERYDGHGDSIAHLKQYCNQLRGAGGKEELLMAYFGENLTGIASEWYIDQDISHWIIGDDLARDFVRQFQYNVDIGPDRNSLSNLKKKASESFREYAIKWREQVARVKLPMDETEMVSVFLQAQEADYFQNMLSAMGKPFAEAIKIGEIVENGLKAGRILSQSALRATSQAIQSGSGSLASRKKKEEGAMMASSLRNSRRPRDYSGPPSRAPQHYYPHQDAAYAMAPHLYAVMNAQPHT